Genomic DNA from Bacteroidota bacterium:
TGCCCGCCCTTGACACCCTGCTCAAAATACATATCGAGCAGCGGACTGTGGAGTTCCTCCTCGGGCATATGTGGGTTCATTACCTGCATGATGAACCTTACCACATCAATACCCACGTAGTCGATCAACTGGAAAATACCCATTGGTCGTACCAGTAAATCCTGGGTTATCCTGTTTACAAGATAAACGGCCATGATGTAAGGCATGTCCTGAGAAAGTCTTTCCACTTCATGAATCCCGTGTAAGGCATCCCTCATGAAATGACCATTCCCGATAAAACCGGCAACATCATTGGAAGGCACAACCACTTTCTGAAGTTTTTTGGCAAATTCAAGGGCAAACTCGTGAGCTTCTTTTTGTGTATTTCCGGTAACAATGATTTCTACCAGTTTCTGGACTGCCGGTGGATTGTAGAAGTGAAATCCCAGCACCCTGCCCTCCAGCCTGGCACCTTCGTCAAGAATATTAATCGGTACCGAAGAGGTATTGGTAAAAAACCACGGTTTGTGGGGATTATTCTCATCGATCTGCCTGAACAATTTAATTTTGAGGTCTTTATTTTCACTCACCGCTTCAAAAACCAGGTTTGATTCATAAGCAGCTTCAAGCCGGGTAGTAGGGTGAACAACGCTTAGCACATCATTAACATATTCTGTAACGATATCGGAGTTTTCGATGAGATCAGCCCGGTCGGCATAGATCCTGCGTAATGGCACCATTTTCTTTTCGGCCACTTTCAGCACCTGATCCCTGAGATATTTCATTACTCCGGCGAGCCCCTCATTTGAAATATCCATGGCATTCAATACGAATGTCTTTTTCTTGTTTTCCGGTTTGAGCATCAGGTCGGCCATTTCCAGGGCAGTCAGCAGGAGTATCCCGCTGCCCATTTTGCCCGCAGCACCCAGCACCGTTACGTTTTGCAATCTTTCTTCGTAATTCATATCAAGCAATAATTTTAAGTGGTTTTGGATATTATATCAACAATCGTAACCGGTTTATTATTACCAGTTTGGTTTTCTTTTTTCCAGGAAGGCGCGCATTCCTTCTTCTCCCTCATCTTTAAATTGTGTGCCAAAATATTCTGCTTCAAGTTCGCAACCTTCTTCGAAAGGAGAGAGCAAGCCTTTACGGGCGACGTATTTGACCTTCCTGACTGCTTTAGGGCCTTTGGATTTTATGATATTGGCAATTTTCATGGTTTCTTCCATGAGTGCTTCCGGTTCAACAACTTTCTGCACCAGGCCAATCCTGAGGGCTTCAGCGGCATCTATCATTTCCCCGGTCATAAGCAAAAAAAGTGCATCGGCTAGTCCAACAAGTCTGGGAAGACGTTGTGTACCCGCGTAACCCGGGATCATTCCAAGGTTAACCTCAGGTTGCCCGAAACGGGCTTTGCTGCTGGCGATCCTGAAATCACAGCCCATGGCAAGTTCCAGCCCGCCGCCCAATGCAAATCCGTTAATGGCAGCAAATACAGGAATATCCAAAAGCTCAAGGCTGCGGAACGTATTCTGCCCCAAACGGGAAAAGGCTGACCCTTCCTCAGGAGTTTTATCAACCATCTCGGAAATATCGGCCCCGGCAACGAAGGCTTTTCCTTCGCCGGTAATGATCATGACACTTATTTCAGGATTCCCTTTAACATCTGCAACCACATCGTCCATCTCATGAAAAAAATTGGTATTCAATGCATTCAGCGCTTCCGGGCGATTGATCTGCACCAGAATAATCCCATCAGAAATACTCACTTTTAGGTTTTTATATTCCTTCATATGCTGTTATTTTTTGATTCCTTTCAAATATAAAAATATTTTGAAGAACGCATCATCATAAAATAATCTTGTATTGTCTATTTGTGAAAACTTTATTAATAGCTATAAAGTATCCACCTCATCCACATCTCCTTCTCTTTTTTCACACTACCTCATCTCCAACCCCTTCTCTTTGATCACCCCACCTCAACCCCAACCCCTTCTCCTGAAGGAGAAGGGGCTACCGCACTAATCACGCCAATCAAGGCAAATCCGGTTCAGTTTTGCAGTCACGTCTCCCCTCTCCTTCAGGAGAGGGGCCGGGGGTGAGGTGGTTTGATCGGAGAGGGGCCGGGGGTGAGGTGGTGTGATCGGAGAAGGGGCTTTCGCGCTAATCACACTAATCAAGGTAAATCCGGTTCAGTTTTGCAGTCACGTCTCCCCTCTCCTTCAGGAGAGGGGCCGGG
This window encodes:
- a CDS encoding 3-hydroxyacyl-CoA dehydrogenase family protein, with the translated sequence MNYEERLQNVTVLGAAGKMGSGILLLTALEMADLMLKPENKKKTFVLNAMDISNEGLAGVMKYLRDQVLKVAEKKMVPLRRIYADRADLIENSDIVTEYVNDVLSVVHPTTRLEAAYESNLVFEAVSENKDLKIKLFRQIDENNPHKPWFFTNTSSVPINILDEGARLEGRVLGFHFYNPPAVQKLVEIIVTGNTQKEAHEFALEFAKKLQKVVVPSNDVAGFIGNGHFMRDALHGIHEVERLSQDMPYIMAVYLVNRITQDLLVRPMGIFQLIDYVGIDVVRFIMQVMNPHMPEEELHSPLLDMYFEQGVKGGQNPDGSQKDGFFKYEKGKITAIYGPYVKKYIPVDEILESAEERLGDLPASLLSWKAAIRIKDRDAALRNFFNDLKNLKSLGADIAVQYGKRSKDIGEKLVADKVAAHADDVNTVLLTGFFHAYGPINNYFD
- a CDS encoding enoyl-CoA hydratase/isomerase family protein translates to MKEYKNLKVSISDGIILVQINRPEALNALNTNFFHEMDDVVADVKGNPEISVMIITGEGKAFVAGADISEMVDKTPEEGSAFSRLGQNTFRSLELLDIPVFAAINGFALGGGLELAMGCDFRIASSKARFGQPEVNLGMIPGYAGTQRLPRLVGLADALFLLMTGEMIDAAEALRIGLVQKVVEPEALMEETMKIANIIKSKGPKAVRKVKYVARKGLLSPFEEGCELEAEYFGTQFKDEGEEGMRAFLEKRKPNW